The Brachypodium distachyon strain Bd21 chromosome 4, Brachypodium_distachyon_v3.0, whole genome shotgun sequence nucleotide sequence TGATGATGTACggaatcaaatttgaattctcAATGATGTGTGCTCCAATATTTACCTTTCAATTTGAATTGGTTTTCAAATCATGTATGTAGTTGCAAAATAGAGTAAAAATGGACAAAGAAGAAGTGAAATAGACAAATGTGGAAGAGGAGGTATTCCATTTTGTCCCAAGAACTTTCAAATGGACAAATGTGGCCATGCGGGTTCACCCTTGGAGATGTCCTTTGCTCCGACGGTCTGGTTATCGGCTCCTATGAGGTGTTGGTTCAGGTTTGGCCACCAGCGCATGCAAATCGACACAACACCCGTTCTTGGGAGGAAATCGCCACATCTCGGCAGTGGGCAATGGCCTTACGATTCCATGGATTAATCCGTTTGTATCTACAGATGCAATTTCCATGTAATGCAATCTCCATATGATCAATATGATAGCGCTGTGTGAATCCTTTAGAAATCCTTTAGCCAGGTAACCACTCGGTCCTCCTAGCCGCGCAGCGAGCGCGTGTACTAAGCTAGTACTCATCTGATTTCCGGATTATCGACAGAGCTCTATGGAGTGAGTAGAGACAATAGCAACCGAAAACAATGACAGCttgtaaaaaaagaagcagagaTAACACAACAAACAGCATCAAACAAAGACGATCGACGGTAACAATGATTACAAGTAACAACTGCTTGATACAAGTACCGCACAATATCAAATAGAAGTATAATCTAATAAGTTACTGCCTTCGTTCTTAAATATAACAAGTTGTTACGTCATCTTAAgttaaactaaaaaaaattgacttaAGATAAAGTTACGATTTTCATATTTTGAAATGGATGTACTCGTATTCATATGCTCGAGAGAGGAACATATGTCATTGCATCATGTTTGTTTTAAATTAATTAACTGGATATCTGTGGAGCAATATTGATGTTTATGTCCATCCGGTTTGTGGTTACACgttatactctctccattctaAAATGTAAGAcatgtgaaaaaaaagttggcTTTCAAACTTTACAGGCGCAAagcttatactccctccgtcccatattaagtgattcaaatttgcctaaatatggatgtatctaggtCTAAAAGtagtctagatacatgtaatagaaagtcacttaatatgggacgcaGGGTGTAGTAAAAGATAGAAACTTATGCTATGGGAATATATTTCATGCTATCTAATGATTTTGATTCTGTACTCTAAtgtataaacttgatcaattTAGCAAGTTTGACCGTCCACATAATTTATATATTTTGGAGCAGATTAAGTATTTTTTTAGGGAGATTAAGTATACACATGATGAGAAAAAAAGTAGTACTCTAAAAAACCCTTCAATGAagcaaagtactccctccgttccatattatgaatgttttgaattcaaatttgatattCATCTGATTATCCAACGTGCGTCCTCCTCTAAATAGTCATCCACGGAGTACTAGTACAATTTACAAATTGGATAAATTGTGGCAGCAAGCAGCAGGGATCACTCGACCTGAAGCACTACGATGCGCCCTTAGATTAGTGGAATGGGCAGTGTTATTTGTTTGAACATCCTAGTCCTTGTTTGAAAGCTTGGTAACTTTCCACGAAggatagaaaaaagaaatccgAGTTGATTATCACTCGATCTCTACCTAACAGGCAGACGATAACAACAACAGATGGTCAACGCTTGACTAATCCGACAGACGGTTCCGCACGCACCTTGGAGTTGGAGCACCGAAGCCAGCcagccatggcggcgctgccgctgtacctgctgctcctcctccccctggCGATCGTCCCTTTCCTCTTTCTCAAGCGCGCGGCGCGTCGGCgcacgccggccggccgccctcctccttccccatGGGCGCTCCCGGTGCTgggccacctccaccacctcgCGCTCGCGGGGTCCCTGCCGCACCGCGCCATGCGTGACCTCGCGCGGCGCCACGGCCCGCTCCTGCTGCTCCGCCTCGGCGGGCTCCCCGTGGTCGTGGCCTCCTCCGCGGACGCGGCGCGCGAGGTCATGGTGACCCGGGACGTCGACTTCGCCACGCGGCCCATCAGCCGCATGACCCGCCTCTGCATCCCCGACGGCGCCGAGGGGATCATCTTCGCGCCCTACGGCGACGCGTGGCGCCAGATCCGCAAGGTCTGCACCGTCGAGCTGCTCAGCGCCCGCCGCGTCCGCTCGTTCCGCCCCgtgcgcgaggaggaggccgcccgGCTGCTccgcgcggtggcggcggcggcgggcgcggcggtgAACCTCAGCGGGCTGCTGTCGGCGTTCGCGGCCGACTCGGCGGTGCGCGCCATCGTCGGGAGCAGGTTCAAGGACCGGGACAGGTTCCTGGCGCTGCTGGAGCGCGGGATCAAGCTGTTCGCCAAGATGAGCCTGCCGGATCTCTACCCGTCCTCGCGCCTCGCGATGCTCGTCAGCCGGATGCCGCGCCGGATGAAGCGGCACCGCGAGGAAGGCGCCGCGTTCATGGACGCCATCGTCCGTGAGCACCAAGAGAAccgagccgccggcgccgacgacgacgacgaagacttGCTGGACGTGCTCCTGAGGATCCAGAGGGACGGCGACCTGCAGTTCCCCATCTCCACCGACAACATCAAGTCAACCGTCGGCGTAATTAGTCAAGCACCCTAATCATATAAATCCTCCTCCATAGTATATTAAATCGttttaattaatcaatctTCCATAAACTAGAATGAATTGGAGAATTTTCTGACAATCTGCTCATGTTTCCTTATATATCAGGACATGTTCGCGGGGGGCAGCgacacggcggcgacgacgctgCAGTGGGCGATGGCGGAGCTGGTGAGGAACCCGAGAGTGATGCAGAAGGCGCAAGCGGAGGTCCGGCGAGTGCTGGCGGGGCAGGACAAGGTAAGAGAGGACTCCCTGGGGGAGCTCGCCTACATGCGGCTGGTGATCAAGGAGGCGCTGCGgctgcacccgccggcgccgctgctgctgccgcgggaGTGCCGGGCCGACGGCTGCAAGGTGCTGGGGTTCGACGTGCCCAGGGGCGCCATGGTGCTCGTCAACGCCTGGGCCATCAGCCGGGACCCGGAGCTGTGGGAGGCCGCGGAGGAGTTCGTGCCGGAGCGGTTCGAGCGCGGCGACGCCGTGGATTTCAGGGGCGCGGACATGGCGTTCACGCCGTtcggggcggggcggcggatgTGCCCCGGGATGGCGTTCGGGCTGGCCAACGTGGAGCTGGCGCTCGCGGGGCTGCTGTACCATTTCGACTGGGAGATGCCGGCGGACGACGGGCCTGGGGAGACGCTGGGcatggcggaggcggaggagatggGCGTCACCGTGCGGCTGCGCCATGACCTGCTGCTTGTTCCCGTCGTCCGAGTGCCCGTGCCCGTAGACTAGTGGAGTAGTTATCTGAAAATGTTTGTGACCGTCTTCCGGTTCGAGGAATGCTGGGGTGAGTTCAACTTTGTTAAATTTTCACTCGAATGTTAGGAAATCTTGGGAACGAAATTTGAATTGCAGGTTCTAGTTATctgaaaatttaaattttcactcgaagaagaagaagaagaagagctagCGGGAGAGTACAAGGaacccccgccgccaccgacgtTGAAGACGGAGCTGGTGACCTTTTCggagatgctgcaattttttggAGATTCTTGGAACGTGGAGGGGGATGCATGGGTGCAGGTCTTCGGCGCGCTGCAGTTTCCGGAACGGGTGTATGAGCTGGACGCCATGCTCATGTCCCCTGGGATCGAACAAGGCCCCGCCGATCACCACCCGTGATACAGATTTAGGCAAATTATTATTCTCATCGATTAGGCGAGTGTAATATAAGTAGGACAGTatttcgatcgatcgatcaggaACAATGTACTCCTGCTACAGTATATTATCAAATTATTAAAATCCTACTGCTTTGTAATACTAATTCCTATTTCAGCTATCTGTACTGGTCATGATCAAATTATTAAACTTGCATAATGACAGACACTGGTCATGATCCATCAGCCTCATACCGCTAATCAGCTATCTGTATGAAACAATTGAAATTTTTGAAGTAATCGAGCTTTTCAGGCTTAGGTTGTGTATTGATGGCACATTCCAGACAGGAGTTGTCTGCTAGCTTCTTCTGATGGAGCTAATGTCTGGCTGTGGCACCGAACCTGGCCGAATTGATGGTGCTTCTGACGACGATAGATAGGTTCACTTCCCCCCCTAGAAGGATTGCCTGGGACTTTGATTGGTTAGTTCGGAGCCTAGGTCCAGCAGAAACTTGACGCGGTTAAATATAGTCGAAAGACTATCATGCTCGTGACGCTGGGAAACGCTGAAGCAGAGTCCTGTGTCCTGACTCAGCTTCTCTGACGAACATGGCGTCTCTCAAGACAGGCGCTCTTCGTGTGAGGGGCAGTTCACCAGGGCATGTACCTGGCTAATTTCCATGATTGCTTGCACGGCGTAATTCTCTGTGTGGAGCAAATGGCTTGCGCATCGGCAACACCGTACGGCCAGCCTCTCTCATGTCCGAACTCTTGCTAGAGCTACGGCCGCGGAGTATAGAACAAACACTATAGCATCAAGTAATTAAAAGATCACCATAGCATCAAGTAACCATCAGTAACCTATGTGTTGAGAATAATTCACTGCATGGTACTAGAGAATCTTCCGCTAGCAGAAGCAAACCAGAATGCTATCACGCAATAAAAAGTACCATGCAGTGTCTATAAATAACCGATCATGACACAGATATGCATAGTATTTCATTCAGAACAACAGAGCAAAAAAGTTCGCAAATCCATGTTAAAATTTCAGGGAACCAACTGATCTGCCATATGAGTGTATTTTACAAGCCTCAGAACTCAGCAGAACTGCTAACTATGTGTAATCCCGGAACATAATAGCAAGATGAAGATGCAACATTATACTGCACTAAAATCTGAAAGAAATCACCCTTGAGCTGAAGCAGAACTGAACTGTTTACTCTTTGTAACTGACCAAAAATTCACAGGGTTGAGCACCCATATGTCAAGTATCAACACCCATGTGTCAAGTATCAACAGAAGACCCCAATCTTTACAGATTCACATTCCCACAAGTAACTCGCTACCGCAAAAATATAAACCGAGGACAAGGCAGTTTTACCCAAAGCAAAGTCAGCCAATCATGACTCAAACATCTCTACAAACCAAGGGCTACTCTATCACTAGGGTTAAGATGGCCCTAAGGTACATAACTCCACCAATGAACCACGGATTGTTGTCATAGTCCACAAACGCGGCCCATGGCATGGAGAAGAGATTTCGCCTCCCCATTCGAACATCAGCTTGGGTGAAGGTGTGTGTGTAACTCCACTTGACAATAAAGTCTCCAGAAGGCTTTGCCCTTGCAGAGAACTCGTACTTTACTGTAACGGGCAACGGGCAATCACCTGTCACCCCTAGGAATAGCCCAAAGCTGTGCAGAGGACCTGGCTGCTGAACAATACAGCCTGCTGTTAGAAAGAAGTCACTCTTTGCAAAGTGAAACGCCTCTGACAATATAGATCCGGTGGGGAACATTTTGGAGCAGTCGTCAGTGTTTAGATCCATGTAGACCATACACTGCTTCACGGGACGATGTAACTGCATCACTTCCAGAGGTCTATACAGATACGCCCGCTGTTCATAGCTCCAAGGCTCTGGCCCATCAATGAGATGCTGTCTGCTTACGGGGTCACTTTTGAAGAACAATGCCCGAACGAGTGGAAGCCTTGCCACATTCAGATCTATATCTTGGCACTTCATGATTTTGCTAAGCTTGCCACATGAAAGATGGCTGTAACGGATCAGCGGAAGCAAGGAGCTGAACACAGTACGCCTCTCCCCTCGGTCAGGGTATTGGATGCGACCCCAATTGACTATGAAGTCGAATAAGTAATCTTCTGAAGGGACCTTGAGGTCGCTGCTCGAAAGAATTGCTGCAAGTCCTGATGGGCCAATGTCCATGATCTCATGTTCAAACCTGAAATAAGGCAAACCATGACTTGAATATGCTCATGATGATCATAATGCCCAACTTGCTCAAAAGATTACGCACCTCAAGAAGTCCTGATACTTGTTGCATAGAAACTTTTTGGCTGCATCTTTTGCAGGCTCAAGCGCAGTTGGGATAGAGCAATCAAGGTTGAGGTATAACAGAGCAACTTCTGTGGATATAGGGCATGTTGTGAGCAATTCGGAGCAATGAGTTACACAGCTTAGGACCTGGTACTTGTCAGCGACCATCAGAATGCCAATAATATGGGCAGGATCAGTTGTTAATATTTCTTCTCCGTACATGAAGCTTAAAAGGTGCTGCAGTGGCATCTCTTCTGTCCCaatgaaataaaaatgtaaaggCATAAGAATGAACAGAATTGTTCAATGCAGACAATAAACAGAAGCACAAAGTTAATTTTGAAAAGGAGAGCCTTGTTGGCTCACCTAAAAGTACTCTCGGTCTAAACACAATTTGTGTTTGACTAAGTCAAACACTGACTTTTGACATTGCGTGACACTTTATTCATCATTCATATTTTGCACCCTCCTCGGTCTCTATTTAATATGCCCATTTCTAACTTACATATAAGAACACAGGACGATTTTCTATCGAATTTACAGATGGTCCTTCAGCCGCTCTAAATCTTGTCCAGTCATGTTtagaaagaaataatacttgcgTGGAATCCCTAAAATCTAAACAAAGACTGTGAATATAACAATTATCGTTTGCATGCAGGATGAGAGGTCGTGATGCAGTTTATATCTTATTTCCAAACAAGGCTCAAACCAAATTTAAAAAacagaattaaaaaaaagtagaatAAGAATACCTGCTTCCCTGATCCTAAGTGTGACTTCTTTTTGTGTGGACTCTAGCATGCCATTCGTGAATAACTAAAATGCATGAATAAGTATATCAGTAAATGACTAGAGAGCAAATGCATCTCAATAGAGAATCAGAATTACCTTCTTGAAGTAATCACTGCTTCCGGCAAGTATTACTGAAGatacatgtattttctttAGCCTAACAATTGGAGGAAGGGTGCCTAAAGAGTCGTCATGTGGTGATTCATTAACTGCTAAatacaaaaatcaaaaaaggaaaagtcAGTCCCCTCATAAGGCTAAAATGACAAGGATACGAAAATTGGGTTAACGGTGAAGAAAGAAACACCCAAGAATCTCCCCCTAATAGCTAATCACAACagggataaaaaaaattgtgtccaTGGGAGGAGGTATTGTAACTCTGTTTCGGACTCCTGCCTTAATTCCAACTAGTAAaatacccgtgcgttgcaacgggcCACCACACACCCCAATCAACTCCCTCCTATTGCCCTCGTCCtttccatccatgcatgccacaAAAGCAATGCACAATCCTCGCATCCCAACTCTGTACAAACTTCACCATTTTAATCCCTTCCAAAAAATATTACTCCTCACGTGATTACAATAAACAGGGATAAGCAGAACCAGGAGAATCAATCACATAACAAAAGTTGATTTCATAACCTGATTTCATTGTTTCATGAAACAGAATCTGAAGTCGACCTAGGACAATGTACAAACCCCTGGAAACCAACTGAAGCTAGTTGCTCAGTTGACAGAGAAAGCTCTAAACAATGCTCAGTCTATGACAAAGTGagctaagaagaagaaaaatatgaaataaaAAACTAAGCAACGCACAGATCTCTGACACAAGAATTTCACGATATGTTCAGGCACTTGCTATTATTTTGGACACGATGCTTCAGTGCGGTTAATGCTCAAACATAAGGAGGCATGTTAATCATTATGGAAATAAGAAAAGGGAGATATTATTATGCTTACAAACAAATAATCTATGATATCTATAGAGTTGATCCCCACTATCTTCACTAAATGTTCGCAAGCTTGACATACAAGGTGTCCACATCATGAGCATGCAAAGTGTTCACATCACCATCCATATCATGTGTTCTAGATCACTAGGAATCCATTATGGTGTTCCTttcgaatttaatattttgatacctAGGATTTTTCACCTTCACGatatctataaagttgatccccactaTCTTTATtaaatgtttgcaagcttgaCATGCAAGATGTacacatcatcatccacatcatgcacatcatgAGCATGCAAAGTGTCCACATCATGTGTTCTAGACCACTAGGAatccattttggtggtcctttcgaatttaatattttgatatctAGGATTTTTCACCTTCACGTtgtatataaatatttcaccaaatacacatattttcatgatatgtatgtcaATCTTTCTAAGATCTGCAAATATACATATTTTGATGTTCATGTACATCAAAATTACTCCtatattgttttgttgcataggTGTTATGAATGATAAAGTCGTTTTGGCCTACcatattcatatttcttttgcattgAATCATATTATTGTCATTTGTTCGTAACATCATATCCAGATGTGCATATAGAACTTTCCGCAGCAACGTGCGGGGAATCACCTAATTGTAACAACAAGCCAAACCACATGTGGTCCCCACAAGTGTGCTCAGAAGCGCAAAGAAAAACTGTCAGTTTTTTATTTCAATAGTTCAGGAATCCTAGATCATGATATCAATTGCATCAAGGCGCTCAtagaaacatgaacaacaagtgGTACTCTCACTGCAAGAAAAATGTGCATCGTAGTACCCAGGTATTACAATTTAAAGAGTTGCAAGAAGTGCGGTTCTCTCGGTTTGAAGCCATCAAACAGAAACTAAACTTAAATGTTCTTGCAACCAATTCAGATTTTCTATCCCAACAGATGATACTATGTCACATTCTTTTAGCAAATGATGGCTCAAGCCTAGCATCACAATATATATGGTCCCAAATTATGACTACTTGACCCAGTTGGAGCTAGAACAAGACAGTCATTGTAATCGAACCAAGCATCTGAGGCAGTGAGGCTTCCTTTTGGAAGCCCTTCACGGACGAGAAACCAAAATGCTTTTGCAAAACAGCACTAATTTTGTCATTGCGGTCAAACCCACCTGATGCGTTCGCAAGCAATGACTGAGATTCAGATTTTGATTTAGAACAAATAGCAGCAGTCAATCCAGGGTCAATGGAGTCCACTAAACAAGAAGTACGCACTTCTTCACCACGAGATTCCCTTACTGACTTAATTCCAATCAGCCACAGTCTTAAAAgtaacggttttgctatttcttagtcgatgataacaaccttttgattcaatcattgagattcgtgtaaaattaatgtatgtccgatggataaaaaaatcttcattggATGGTTACGATTgtcgaccgagaaataactatttattaggcgactgagaaatagacacaaGCAATTCAGAGAGGATGAAGTCCCAGCCCACCCTGCTTTTGCTTGATCCTCCATCTGCGTGTCCAACCCTATTGTACCAATCATCCTCCAGTAACAAAAAAGGGAGAAATTTCCCAATATTTTACCGTTGCTGATTTAGGTTTCGATCGGGGAGTCTATCAGCGGGATTGGGAGAGAGGAGGTACCGCGGTTGGGGATTGGCGGAGGAGATACGGCGGCGGGGAACTCGTCACGGCTGCGCTTCAAGGGGCGCGCCGACTCATCCGAGTGTCCCCTGGAACTTGAGGAAGCATCGCCGGCGACAGAAGCGGCGTCGCTGGCGACCGAGCCGACCACCTCTATGCGCAGTACCCGGTCCGAAAACTTCGGGCAATTCAGTGCAAACCCAAATCTCCCCGGACGAACTCTACGCGAGAGTTCCTCCATTTTCGAagcttgtcgtcggcgcctcACTCTCCGACGCGGCCCGCTCTTTGGTTTTCGGTTTAGCTTGTTGACGACGCCTCGCTCTCCAACGCGGCCCGCTGTTGTGGATTTTACTCGGTTGCACCGATGGGCCAGGCACGGGTTATTGTTTGGGCCGGTCTGAAAATCAGAAAATATCACAGTCCGGCAAGGCTAAATAGTTCCGGGCCAGGCACATGGTGGGCCGGAATTTTCCCTTTCGACGCACGTGCGCCGGATTTAAGCACGACACGAAAAATGATGGGCCGCGTACGGCACAACACAGGCCGTCACGGCCCGGCCCAGTAAGCACTAAACGTCGGGGGCACGAGAGAGTTGTCGGGCCGACACGAAAACTTAGGCAATCTATATAATTTCACGGGCGCCGGTAAAAAAGGTAGCATATTCAGATGGAGCGAGCTCAATATAGGTGCATGCAGAGCCGCGATGCATCGGGAAGACGCGGGTACTTCTTTTTATCCGGCCCGTCGCCTCCCCTTCCGGTCCATGGACTGCCTCGCCTCCGCTATAAAAATGGTCGGATGCAGTGCAAGTCGACCAGAAACTCCACCATGGTTCGCGCTATCATAGCTGCGTAC carries:
- the LOC100845626 gene encoding cytochrome P450 71D8, coding for MAALPLYLLLLLPLAIVPFLFLKRAARRRTPAGRPPPSPWALPVLGHLHHLALAGSLPHRAMRDLARRHGPLLLLRLGGLPVVVASSADAAREVMVTRDVDFATRPISRMTRLCIPDGAEGIIFAPYGDAWRQIRKVCTVELLSARRVRSFRPVREEEAARLLRAVAAAAGAAVNLSGLLSAFAADSAVRAIVGSRFKDRDRFLALLERGIKLFAKMSLPDLYPSSRLAMLVSRMPRRMKRHREEGAAFMDAIVREHQENRAAGADDDDEDLLDVLLRIQRDGDLQFPISTDNIKSTVGDMFAGGSDTAATTLQWAMAELVRNPRVMQKAQAEVRRVLAGQDKVREDSLGELAYMRLVIKEALRLHPPAPLLLPRECRADGCKVLGFDVPRGAMVLVNAWAISRDPELWEAAEEFVPERFERGDAVDFRGADMAFTPFGAGRRMCPGMAFGLANVELALAGLLYHFDWEMPADDGPGETLGMAEAEEMGVTVRLRHDLLLVPVVRVPVPVD
- the LOC100845930 gene encoding BTB/POZ domain-containing protein POB1 isoform X1, yielding MEELSRRVRPGRFGFALNCPKFSDRVLRIEVVGSVASDAASVAGDASSSSRGHSDESARPLKRSRDEFPAAVSPPPIPNRAVNESPHDDSLGTLPPIVRLKKIHVSSVILAGSSDYFKKLFTNGMLESTQKEVTLRIREAEEMPLQHLLSFMYGEEILTTDPAHIIGILMVADKYQVLSCVTHCSELLTTCPISTEVALLYLNLDCSIPTALEPAKDAAKKFLCNKYQDFLRFEHEIMDIGPSGLAAILSSSDLKVPSEDYLFDFIVNWGRIQYPDRGERRTVFSSLLPLIRYSHLSCGKLSKIMKCQDIDLNVARLPLVRALFFKSDPVSRQHLIDGPEPWSYEQRAYLYRPLEVMQLHRPVKQCMVYMDLNTDDCSKMFPTGSILSEAFHFAKSDFFLTAGCIVQQPGPLHSFGLFLGVTGDCPLPVTVKYEFSARAKPSGDFIVKWSYTHTFTQADVRMGRRNLFSMPWAAFVDYDNNPWFIGGVMYLRAILTLVIE
- the LOC100845930 gene encoding BTB/POZ domain-containing protein POB1 isoform X2, which translates into the protein MEELSRRVRPGRFGFALNCPKFSDRVLRIEVVGSVASDAASVAGDASSSSRGHSDESARPLKRSRDEFPAAVSPPPIPNRVNESPHDDSLGTLPPIVRLKKIHVSSVILAGSSDYFKKLFTNGMLESTQKEVTLRIREAEEMPLQHLLSFMYGEEILTTDPAHIIGILMVADKYQVLSCVTHCSELLTTCPISTEVALLYLNLDCSIPTALEPAKDAAKKFLCNKYQDFLRFEHEIMDIGPSGLAAILSSSDLKVPSEDYLFDFIVNWGRIQYPDRGERRTVFSSLLPLIRYSHLSCGKLSKIMKCQDIDLNVARLPLVRALFFKSDPVSRQHLIDGPEPWSYEQRAYLYRPLEVMQLHRPVKQCMVYMDLNTDDCSKMFPTGSILSEAFHFAKSDFFLTAGCIVQQPGPLHSFGLFLGVTGDCPLPVTVKYEFSARAKPSGDFIVKWSYTHTFTQADVRMGRRNLFSMPWAAFVDYDNNPWFIGGVMYLRAILTLVIE
- the LOC100845930 gene encoding BTB/POZ domain-containing protein POB1 isoform X3; protein product: MEELSRRVRPGRFGFALNCPKFSDRVLRIEVVGSVASDAASVAGDASSSSRGHSDESARPLKRSRDEFPAAVSPPPIPNRAVNESPHDDSLGTLPPIVRLKKIHVSSVILAGSSDYFKKLFTNGMLESTQKEVTLRIREAEMPLQHLLSFMYGEEILTTDPAHIIGILMVADKYQVLSCVTHCSELLTTCPISTEVALLYLNLDCSIPTALEPAKDAAKKFLCNKYQDFLRFEHEIMDIGPSGLAAILSSSDLKVPSEDYLFDFIVNWGRIQYPDRGERRTVFSSLLPLIRYSHLSCGKLSKIMKCQDIDLNVARLPLVRALFFKSDPVSRQHLIDGPEPWSYEQRAYLYRPLEVMQLHRPVKQCMVYMDLNTDDCSKMFPTGSILSEAFHFAKSDFFLTAGCIVQQPGPLHSFGLFLGVTGDCPLPVTVKYEFSARAKPSGDFIVKWSYTHTFTQADVRMGRRNLFSMPWAAFVDYDNNPWFIGGVMYLRAILTLVIE